tcaatttagtccttaaaatgcaattagacattttatgcatagaatttcttcatgaaactttcacacatgcaagcatccataacataaacctcataagaatcataagataattatttttatctcgaatttgtggtctcgaaactactgttttaagtaggccctaattcgggatgttacaaaccGTTTCTCTCAGTGTTCTAGTCCGAGAACTCCCCTTCCCCGCCCCCCAATCAATTAAAATGCACTACAAAATTAATAACCACAATATATAAGgatttaaaccaaattttttttggAAATGACACATGGACTTTAAACTTAAGACCTCAAAGTTCTTAGATaaacttagttttttttttttcttttttttgtacaAAGCAAGAAAATGTTATGGCCATGAGAAGCTAATAAAGGCTTTTGAAGTGCATGTTGCCCATTGCTTTGCTTCTTTGCATAGTCGATTGTTGCCCATTGCCTGTTGCTGAATGGTGACAAATTGGAGGAGTTGTTTGACATTCTCAAGAGTCGGTTGGAGTTTCCATCCAGCTTAGTGTGTCCCACTATaatgttttcctttttttttttcttttttttttctttttttgccaaGAAGCCTACAAGAAACAATATAATGAGCTTTAAGAGTCAAAAGTATAGAACATACGATAAAAAGTCTAGTCTAGAATTTGCTTGCAAATTTGAAGCTTTGAATAAACAAAAATTGAGAACCTTTAAAACCCTGAGCAATTACAGTTGTACCAATCATACCAACATGGATAAACAACTTGTTTATAAAGTTTTAATATCATTAATATATCCACGTATCAAACTTTTGATATAGGTTGAATAATTAGAAAGTTATTCATAATAGAATTTCACAGTGctatttcaaaattatttctaaTGATCAAAATATTAATCTCGAAAAGTTCTCTCTCAAAATCAACTCTAGGATTTGGGAAAGAAGATCAAGATATATTTTTGGGATTCATTAATGGATCTAAAATTACATCGGtaaattagttttaaaaattcacattagtgttgtttttgaaaatttagCTCCACCATTATGGAGATTAAAAAAGGAATTGCTGATTCTCTACCAGGTAATATACCCCACTGAACAGAAATTGGGAGGCATATTGGCATGGCCGTCAATAACATCATTCTGAAACACCAAATATTTTTAATCACAtctaaaaaaaaataacaaaaatttccCGTATCTTCCGGAAATTCTTGGGTCCCATTGCCCCACTACATTACTGAGTCACGTGTGGCAGGCTAAATCACCATCTCCTGTTAAATTCAACCATTCTTTGTAAGATAAACATTCAATggtgaaaaaattttgaattaaacgatttaataaatattattttattatcttaatttgattcaattttttgAATCAAGTTGAATGTTAAAATTTGAGTagaattgaattaaatgaaattattcaattaaattaaaaatgtcAAATTAAAGTCTTATTATAGTATAACTAATTTCAtattagagcacataaatttgaaattatataaatttaaaaaataaaataaaaataaaataaaataaaatactttagTATAATAAACATGAATCATTATTTAACTTATTTtggtcccaaaattattattttagaaaacttttaactttctttatatattctttagaattttttaaaattattataatttttttaaaatataaattttgaaagttttataaatattttgaattttaaaagttattttgaatttttaaaattgttttgaacattttataatttGTTGAGAgatcaatttgctcattttaaAATTGATAGGACCAAAAGAGTATTTACACCAATctattattcgagttattcaaattgtAGAATTCAACTCGATTCAAATTTGaaactcgaattacttattcgagttgactcTAATAACTTGATTTGATtaagtaaaaatttaatttttttcgattttttcaaatcgaattaagTTTTACTCACCTTATAACACCTTATATATTTGCTAGAATGGCACTTGATAGTGAAGATAACATAAGCAAGATCTTACAACATGTTTGCTTCAATGGAATTGCAACATGATTACGTCCCAATTCTGACGGGACCACCATTCCATTGTTTGGTTCAAATCTATTTTACAAATGTGGATTCAGCATTGACTTAAAAAATTGAATAGCTTAAAAAATTTCCTCTTCGGTTACCCATCAAAAAATCACAAATTTACAagcttatataatatataaaaacctGGGGACGTTATTCTTTCACCATTTTTTTTTCCAAACATTCACTTTTCATCTTTCTATTAAATTGAGGGAAAGGAAAGTTCAAAACGTTAAAGTCGTCTCTAGGTAATCATCAATTTTAATGGGAAAGATTAAAGATTCTTGAAAACTAAACAATATAAGTCTTTAATATTTGAGTTTGATTTGGATTTTTGAATTGTTGTTTtcttaaattattcaaaaacttgaaaactgaaaaTTTTGAGTAGTTGATActtagatttgatttgaattttttaaatttatttctcaAAGTGAAACAGTTGGAAGGAAAACAGCATTGAGAATTGAGACGAAGagctaaataaaacaaaacaagttTACACCTGTTACAAatgttattataataaatattctacaaatattttattatatttaaatgatATAATAGCATGTATTAAAGAATAATATTTTCGTTATAAAATAATAgattttttcatatattattatattttaaatatattatcacATTTAACATACTTTTGAATTTAGATTAttctattataattttattacaaaatatattatataaatttgataattaatatattaacttttaaaataataattttaataacattttagatttattaaatatatagcCTACCAACAAAGCCATTTTATATTAAAACTGTTATTATAATTTGTACCAGAAAatgttattataatttatatagttgatattataattataaaacgttaaaaattaaaaatattattttttataaatgatttatagtaatttttttattttaataataaacataacatatttaaaagttttacaacatattaatatataaataaaatattattttaacctaagtttaaaattatcattttagtctATTTATGATCTATTTTGTGGTATTATATGTTAATCAAATATTGTAATAGTTGTTTCATGTATATTCCATTAATCACTTTCATACCTATTCCATTATCATATAATACTATTTCATTATAGTTTGATTTCATTACAACAAATCACGCATATTGTTAATGATTTTAAGGGTTGTAAATCCAAATTATAActtcaaatgtttttttttttcggCAAAACCTTTTCTctgttatttattatatttataagaTTGTTTAGATCAAGTAAAAAGTTTACTATTTATTAAGTAAAATCGGTAAAAGGTTATGGTGAGAgagtttttttcttcttcttttttcaacTCTCCTCATATAAGGATGACAATGAAGTAAGGCGAGGATGATTGTTACTAAATCTACTATGAAGCAAGGCAAGGATGATCGTTACTAAATCTACCATTACTTCACAGTTTTCATGCTCTATTCCACCATCTCCCTTGcactattataaataaataatattgaaaattattactatttttataaatattaaatgcaTCAATCTCCGCTCTAGTTTATTTcactttaatttatttattttttactatttatctttaataaattcaatatttttaacgtgaagtaaatatttaaaatataattcgttatgaattattttattttattttttctttatggttatatatataaaacataaattcataattcattttgtaaagtGGGCTTCCATACGGTTCAAAAAAAGAAATCCACGTTACCTTTTGCCGCatccaatttattttttaaaaaaaaatcacaaaatcgatttaaaaaattataagggGATTCGGATTTTGATATTCTTACAGTCATAGGTAATAATCAAGATCCACCATATGAATTTTAGTCAGAAAAGACTCACTATATGATTATCTGTGATCCAGAAGATGAAATAACATGCCACGTGTTAGTTGAGTGTGGGTCCTTTAAATCACTTAAAAGTGTTATAAGTCTCTCCACCACCTTATAAAAGGCTGCCCCCTCGATAGCCTTCACCACAACAAAACGATCGCAAGTGTGTGACTTCCATTATCAATATCTCCAAAGCAGCTCTTATTTAATCTGCAGCAAAACCGACTTGGTTTGCCTGATAATGGGAAGTACCGGAGAGTATGAGAGCCAGCGCCGGGTACCGGTTCCTCATTCGAAACCATTTCTTAAGTCTTTACAAGCAAGACTCAAGGAGACTTTCTTTCCTGATGACCCTTTTAGGCAGTTCAAGAATCAGCCTACTTCCAGCAAGTTCTTGCTCGGATTACAATACTTTGTACCAATTATTGAATGGGCTCCTCATTACACTTTCGACTTCTTTAAGGCTGATTTGATTGCCGGTATCACCGTTGCCAGCCTTGCCGTTCCTCAAGGGATAAGCTATGCAAGTTTGGCTAGCATTCCACCAATTATTGGACTTTGTAACTTCTTTATTTCCTTTTTGATCCCTCTTATTCTTTGTTAATGAATAAACCATCGTGTTTTCGAAAATTTTTGAGATTTGAAATCATGAACTCCATTGGAATGCAGATTCAAGCTTTGTTCCGCCGCTGCTATATGCCATGTTGGGGAGCTCGAGAGATTTGGCAGTGGGAACTGTCGCTGTCGCATCACTTCTAATATCTTCAATGCTTGGCAAGGAGGTTAGCCCTACTGAAAACCCCAAGCAATATGTTCAGTTAGTCTTCACGGCTACTTTCTTTGCTGGAGTGTTCCAAGCTTCCCTTGGCATCTTAAGGTATAACCAATATATTACTTTTAATTACTATTTGCTTTAGCTTTAATTAATGTCGCTGTTACTATTAATTAAGGCCTTAATTAAACTGTTAGATGCAAAACAAAGACTGAAGAAACTTTCGAATAATTACTTAATTTGCTTTCCAAAATATATTGAACTAATATAATATTTTGTATACATAAAATTATgctaatttaaaaatattgtaaaaattaaattaaatttaaatttatatacctcattgaattaaagatgatatataattttgatatttatctattatattattataaaataattaattcttAATTGACATTTATAGCAACGATTAACCGGATcagtttaaatattaaattgtgtTTGTTAAATATTTGTAGACTTGGATTTATCGTGGATTTTCTGTCACATGCAACCATAGTGGGATTTATGGGTGGAGCAGCCACGATTGTGTGTTTTCAACAATTGAAAGGGATTCTTGGTTTAATTCATTTTACTCATGAGACTGATCTTGTATCTGTTATGCGCTCAGTTTTCAGCCAAATTCATCAggtttaatttaatttacaatCATTTTCTTAACTATTTCTAACATTAATTATTGTTCATAGTTTTTTTGGGGGTTAAAATTGTTATATTAGTATAAACTAAGAAATTGGAAAATAGTTAACTATATTTGCGGTGGTTTAAACTTGCAGTGGAGATGGGAGAGTGCTGTTCTGGGATgttgttttcttttcttccttctcctcACTAGATACTTTGTGAGTGCATCTTTAAATTCCCTCTTTTGCTTCTTATTATTTTCCATTGACAAGCTTTTAAAACTAATATAAATTGCCCGGTGATTGGTGCTCATGTATACAGACTGTCTACATAAAGCTTTTGAGAAAAGACCCACcatttaacttaattaaattcATGAACATTCACCGGAATTCATCTATATGCAACCGCTATGTATTCTTACCCATGCTTTTTGATGCAATTCTACAAATAGAAGACATTCATAATGAGCAACACTTGTGGATATACGTTTCCACTAGAAGGATTTGTTATTCTATATattctaactttttttttttgtcatttgcatgaatttttttatcattttaattttctAAATTTAATCAAATTACAGTAAAATAAATCTATcataagaaaattttaagaacATTAACGTGATAACTGGTGTGGCAGTTCAATTtacttcataaaaattaaaatattaataataattaaagaacttaacacaatttttaaaattattcataaaatttaaaatttattcatacatgtaataaaatttattcatgCATGTAACACATGAAAAGTTGTTAGGTCAATAccattaaaaatttaatagcgtaataattttttttaaaatttaaaattaaaactaaaatgatAATAAGGAAAAAATTGAGATAGAAGTGACAAAATAGATAAATATTAGGAATTAAATTTACTCAtgttacttatttatttataaatattaatataacaatatatttaaaattattataaaagtgATTAAATGCAATGGTAAAATGTATTATGCATTCAAAAACGGGTAAGAGGAGAAGAAGAGAGATAATTGCGAATTCCAAAGCTAAATTGACTTCTGATTATCTTTTTACCCTTCTTTGGACTCCATTATCTAAAAACTGATGGATTTCTTCAATCTCTGTAGAGCAAGAGAAAGGCAGCTTTCTTCTGGATAAACGCCATGGCACCGCTCACCACAGTTATTTTGGGAAGCCTCCTCGTTTATCTGACGCATGCAGAAAAACATGGCGTTCAAGTGGTCAGTCTCCGTCTCTCTTTCTCTCTACTTATAtatgatatttttttttctttgggtaACATATAATGTCAATATTTAATACtaaaaaacaaaagagaaagatACAAAGTCACTTAAAGGCAAACTTCCAAATATCTTGTGACAGAAAATTGTATATTGAAGCAGTGAAATATCTCTGCAGGCTGATTTGATGAGATGAGGTTtcaagataggtaatatttatggaaaattttaatGGTTTTCTCTACAGATTGGGCACTTGAAGAAAGGGTTGAATCCACCGTCTGCATCAGACCTGGCGTTTGGGTCGTCCCACTTGATGGCGGCTATAAAAACCGGGATCGTCATTGGCATCATTGGCCTTGCTGTGAGTTATCTCATCGTTATATTTAATTCCTAAACCTTTTAACATCTCGTCAGTTTTGTCACTAGCATGTTCCCCCACAGTCCAACTCCACAATGCTACGTGATATTTGCCTCATACTCTGCCTTAGGGCATGTCATCTTGTTTTCTTGTGTAGCCCAAATGTTTTGCTTtgcttaataaataaatacataataagtGGTAGGTTAAAAATATTCGAACTTGAGTTGAGCATTAATGTAGAGGTTGACTGTGATGAAAAAGACAGGAAGGAATTGCAGTCGGAAGAACCTTTGCCATGTTCAAGAACTATCACATTGATGGGAACAAAGAAATGATCGCCTTCGGGATGATGAACATTGCTGGCTCATGCACCTCCTGTTACTTAACTGCAGGTACTGGTCAAGCCCTGTTTTACCCGAGGTTTGGCCCTTTAATAATAAATGACAAGGCCAGAAATCCTGGTCCTATTTGATCCATTGAGAATGCTCCTAGTCGTACAAAATACCCGTCATTTCATGGAAATTTTCCAACTCCTGGCTGTGACTTCAGGACCATTTTCAAGAACTGCAGTGAACTTTAATGCTGGAAGCAGAAGTGCAGTCTCCAACATTGTAATGGCAACAGCAGTGATGTTTACGTTGTTATTTCTAACACCATTGTTCCATTACACTCCTCTTGTGGTACTTTCCTCAATAATTATAGCAGCCATGCTTGGCCTGCTTGACTATGAAGCTGCAATCCACCTTTGGAAAATTGACAAATTCGACTTCTTCATCTGCTTGGGGGCATATCTCGGTGTTGTCCTCGGAAGCGTTGAGATTGGTCTAATCATTGCGGTAAGCATTGTAAATTTTTAGCCCTAGTTATAAGCCCTATAAGGTAACAGAAAaattattgataaaaaaaaaaaaaaaaaactgccgATGCAGATCACTGTTTCATTGCTAAGGATTATTCTCTTTGTGGCGAGGCCCAGAACGATGGTTTTAGGCAATATTCCAAACTCTGGGATCTATAGAAGTATGGACCAATACCAAATCGCGAACAGTGTTCCAGGGATCCTCATACTGCAAATAGACGCCCCTGTTTTCTTTGCCAATGCAAGCTATCTAAGAGAAAGGTAGCAAAAAGCTTTTTGATTTAAGCTACTTAACGTAGTTAGAAAGGTTAATTAAGATGATTACCATACGATTAATCTTCCCACTATCATTTTTCTAGGATCTCGAGATGGATTTATGAAGAGGAAGACAGGTTAAAATCTGCAGGAGAAGCTAGCTTACACTATGTCATATTAGATTTGAGTGGTAAGTGAAGAAGATGAGTGGAAGAAGCACAGGAAATATATGTAAATATCTTAATTCTAACAATCGAGAAATTTTATTTTACAGCGGTAGGTAGCATTGATACTAGTGGAATTAGCATGCTCGAAGAACTCATGAAGAATGTCCATAGAAAAGGTCTACAGGTATAAACTATTTTCTACCACATTTCAGTTTCTACAGTTGTTCTCGCGTCCAAAATTGTTAGCTTAAATGAATGTTTTTGCCACTGATTTGATCAGCTTCTGTTGGCTAACCCGCAAAGCGAGATGATGAAGAAGCTAGACAAGTCAAAACTCATTGACAAGATCGGGCAAGGATGGATCTTCTTGACAGTAGAAGAGGCTGTTTCAGCATGTAATTTCATGCTGCACACATGCAAGGCAATTCATGTAGCAGTTGACCAGAATGCTGAAGAGAATAAAGTCTAAGATtgtagtaatatatatatatatatatatatgcaagtcgAATCTATTAGACGAGTAAATTTATTGATGCTAAGAAAGGTGCTTTGCGGTTATCATCCAACTATTCTGGTTGAAGAATAAGAGGAAATGAGAAGAAACTTTTGAGGAAGTGATTCAGGGTATAAGCTTCGTAATATTatacatgaattatgtatgtAGTTCTCACCATATTGATGATCCTGCTGGGATCCTTCTATGCTTAACTAGTGTTTATCACGcaatcaaagtaataacagtTAGGCAGTTTAATACAAGCAGgatttaattgatataattgttgTTAAAAGTCAATTATTGTTTTTAGAAAGATATTaatattaggagatatttaattaaaaatatatttatgatATTAGGGTTTAGGAGGTTTTTTTGGTCTAGAGTCCTCGTTTTCCTTAGCTTACAAGTCTTTTATAGCAATAAAATTATGTaagaataattaaatttaatagatTTAAGAGTCTCTCTAGCTAATCTAAGGTAAGGGACTCCTTTTGAAGAGTTCCACACATTCACCATAGGGTATTCGCAAGGAAGAAACAAATCCAAGGGGAAAAGCCACATTCAGTCAAACGAGTCATTTGATGACTCAATTCGTAACTCAGGATCATAATAAGTTTGCCTTAGAGCTAGACACCATGGGTGATTCCAACCTCAGACAGTAAGTTTACTGGAAATTTGGAAGAGTAGAGTTTAGGATGGCTGAAAGCGTTGAGAAGTTGGGTAATAAGCTATTGCAACAATTGTAGTTGTAGATACAAGAATtgaagggaaaaagtgtaataaCTCTTAGCCGGTTCAATGATCGTCACAGATAGATAATGTCACGTTAACAATTTATTCgctttttttcataatttttttttaacaaaatcaTCGTTGCACCCATTATTGGAATTGTAACATTCCAAAAAATTTTATGTCCTACAAGACACTATTTCGGGAGGAGTACAATAAATTTCTAAAAAATAATATATGGATTAACTAGTGATTTTATAGTAGAGTGTGGCATTGCGAATTAATATTGAAGAGTAATAATGTCATTAAGTGAGCCATGAGATTAGTTTTTGAGAATCGAAAATTTAGTTATTTGTCGGAAATTCCTTAATCAAGTCATTTTGGGATTGAGAAATTTCTAGAAATGGGCATAGTGTTGAAATTTTGGTTTATTAACGACTTAATTCCTAGTATTTAGTAGCATTGATTAGTTCGTaattagaaattaaaattttggccTGAATAACAAATTAAAGAAGCCAATGTTTCATAActagaaaatagaattagaactatgagaggtccttaaatggtaatttgtccaAGTTTACTTAAGAATTAGAGAGGCCAACGTCTCAAATGGTTAATTGGAAGGAGTGGTTAAGACTAAGCAATTTTTCATGATTGAAAATTTTTCACTAATTTTTCACTAATTTTTCTCTTATCTTTTTCATCAAATCTTGATTTCATATCAACAATTTCAGATCGGTAAGCTTAATTTCTATTAAATTCTTTCATAGAAGAAGATTTTAAAAACAAATctctaacatttttctctctttttcctagTTATCGTTGGTTTTGATGTGTAATACGAGGGATTTAACTCTTGAGTTTTCTTGATCAATTCTCTGATTTTTTAACTAGGTAATATGTTTTATAactttaatttatgatttttttttagtcCTTGGAAATTAATTTGTAAGAATTCTCATCATTTTCGACATTTTTGAAtgtatagagagagagagagagagcgctTCAATTCTTTTGGTTTCTTAAATTTCTGAGTTAGTTTATTGATTATTATGAGTTTAGAATATTGTGGGAAAAGTAGATTTTAAGTTTTGATTAGAGATTTGATTGAGTTATGAAATTGTGCTATTATTGGGTGCCTGAAAAATAGAGATGGAAACCTTGAGATTTTGTTGGGTTAGAGTGTTTCTAGAGTGAT
The Gossypium arboreum isolate Shixiya-1 chromosome 10, ASM2569848v2, whole genome shotgun sequence genome window above contains:
- the LOC108488616 gene encoding sulfate transporter 3.1-like, whose protein sequence is MGSTGEYESQRRVPVPHSKPFLKSLQARLKETFFPDDPFRQFKNQPTSSKFLLGLQYFVPIIEWAPHYTFDFFKADLIAGITVASLAVPQGISYASLASIPPIIGLYSSFVPPLLYAMLGSSRDLAVGTVAVASLLISSMLGKEVSPTENPKQYVQLVFTATFFAGVFQASLGILRLGFIVDFLSHATIVGFMGGAATIVCFQQLKGILGLIHFTHETDLVSVMRSVFSQIHQWRWESAVLGCCFLFFLLLTRYFSKRKAAFFWINAMAPLTTVILGSLLVYLTHAEKHGVQVIGHLKKGLNPPSASDLAFGSSHLMAAIKTGIVIGIIGLAEGIAVGRTFAMFKNYHIDGNKEMIAFGMMNIAGSCTSCYLTAGPFSRTAVNFNAGSRSAVSNIVMATAVMFTLLFLTPLFHYTPLVVLSSIIIAAMLGLLDYEAAIHLWKIDKFDFFICLGAYLGVVLGSVEIGLIIAITVSLLRIILFVARPRTMVLGNIPNSGIYRSMDQYQIANSVPGILILQIDAPVFFANASYLRERISRWIYEEEDRLKSAGEASLHYVILDLSAVGSIDTSGISMLEELMKNVHRKGLQLLLANPQSEMMKKLDKSKLIDKIGQGWIFLTVEEAVSACNFMLHTCKAIHVAVDQNAEENKV